The following proteins are encoded in a genomic region of Dermatophagoides farinae isolate YC_2012a chromosome 8, ASM2471394v1, whole genome shotgun sequence:
- the LOC124496138 gene encoding uncharacterized protein LOC124496138 isoform X2: MCVTKYVNISQQQQQQQTNGINGPFWTPSSSSSSSSLSSAATNLSWLTAIPSSSQQWPLYREQFQQQQHSQSNTMFGHHQQQQQQPLNQNYTKNGHLILMSERINFLKGDQQSSSINNNNGNNNNNKSPSISPIRPIYVLAIEEEEDERQMPKSLLNLSISADHNHYHNKSTHEHQTNPLNGIQVDYILDTTKIDDYAQILKYFALNRTTGELFLINPLDRDPPNGRSRWRFSIQARNRQTQMILAMADVAITVRDINDNKPLFEQKLYRTTLMENGPAGQILSKLHAIDFDEADLADNGKILYSLIKSPVSDSKWTTDLFHIDPHNGVLTVLGCCFDRERRSEYRLIARATDAGGLWDETKIVVTIGDLNDNPPKFLNPSRALRLNDEMNLHNHNQHESSSFEYEDENIFTFYISDEDLPESNHHHYEIINSTECPLFKRFYIVVNVDGSGTLYGTRRNESELRQYIRMSSDDHQSMNKSNVNGANQTLAMTNQLVTTETICYLDVVVRDSVRDDQVTSSSSSSGLIYEDRTTLTLVYQFNWDIGGKKKMSNKNNGTNSGMNSNVNSSNANAVIALDHFAAAGPKASDLSTTINNRKSIQSSNDVNSGAAGGGHHSSCSLVNGALCSNPSSSSSSFDDELANEPHHSFSSNVSTNNNGILFITATGSFTAFKQWLKWATNSKQFLIYASIIIFSNLIILLIITTFWLIRLNARRADNNESQLTINLADDYLSATTTIATTTTTTIPTAITTNNATYYQIPMIEQQSQQQPFPLFDPSHSTNFSTKPPEQNLMNIMNSNTNILFINEEEEEEDKNGLSYLNILKPSSSIPTTTTTTSTTTQHHAQIIDSQQLSSLPSYINC; the protein is encoded by the exons atgtgtg tGACTAAATATGTCAACAttagtcaacaacaacaacagcaacagacCAATGGAATAAATGGCCCATTTTggacaccatcatcatcatcatcatcatcatcattatcatcagcagcaacaaatCTTTCATGGTTGACAGctataccatcatcatcacaacaatGGCCATTGTATCGTGAACAATtccaacagcaacagcattCACAATCTAATACAAtgtttggtcatcatcaacaacagcaacaacaaccattgaatcaaaattatacAAAAAATGGTCATTTAATACTTATGTCAgaaagaatcaattttttaaaag GTGATCAACAATCTTCATctattaacaacaacaatggaaataataataataacaagtCACCATCGATATCGCCAATTAGACCAATCTATGTGTTGGCAatcgaagaagaagaagatgaaaGACAGATGCctaaatcattattaaatctATCAATCAGTgctgatcataatcattatcacaatAAATCAACACACGAACATCAAACCAATCCATTGAATGGTATACAAGTGGATTATATACTTGATACAacgaaaattgatgattatgctcaaattttaaaatattttgcCTTGAATCGTACAACTGGTGAACTTTTTCTCATCAATCCATTGGATCGTGATCCACCAAATG GTCGATCACGATGGCGATTCTCTATACAAGCACGTAATCGTCAAACACAAATGATTCTAGCAATGGCCGATGTAGCAATCACTGTACGAgatattaatgataataaaccattatttgaacaaaaattatatCGTACAACATTGATGGAAAATGGACCAGCTGGACAGATTCTTTCAAAATTGCACGCCATCGATTTCGATGAAGCTGATTTAGCTGATAATGggaaaattctttattcattaattaaaTCACCTGTAAGCGATTCAAAATGGACAACCGACCTATTCCATATTGATCCACATAATGGTGTATTGACCGTTTtgggttgttgttttgatcgCGAACGAAGATCCGAATATCGGTTAATTGCACGTGCTACAGATGCAGGTGGCCTATGGGATGAGACGAAAATTGTTGTCACAATTGGTGACCTGAATGATAATCCGCCAAAATTTCTGAATCCATCACGAGCTTTAcgattaaatgatgaaatgaatttgcataatcataatcaacatgaatcatcatcattcgaatatgaagatgaaaatatattcacATTTTACATATCGGATGAAGATCTACCTGaaagtaatcatcatcattatgagaTTATCAATTCAACCGAATGTCCATTATTTAAACGTTTCTATATTG TTGTCAATGTAGACGGAAGTGGAACATTGTATGGAACTCGTCGTAATGAATCTGAACTTCGACAATATATTCGCATGTCATcggatgatcatcaatcgatgaatAAATCTAATGTCAATGGAGCTAATCAAACATTGGCCATGACTAATCAATTGGTCACAACAGAGACTATTTGCTATTTGGATGTAGTTGTACGTGATTCTGTTCGTGATGATCAggttacatcatcatcatcatcatccggaTTGATATATGAAGATCGAACAACATTAACGTTAGtctatcaattcaattgggATATTGGtggcaaaaagaaaatgtctaataaaaataatggaacGAATTCCGGAATGAACAGTAATGTTAATAGTAGTAATGCTAATGCAGTCATTGCACTCGATcattttgctgctgctggaCCAAAGGCTTCCGatctttcaacaacaatcaataatcgtAAATCTATTCAATCATCTAATGATGTCAACAGCGGtgctgctggtggtggtcatcatAGTTCTTGTTCATTGGTAAATGGTGCCTTATGTtcaaatccatcatcatcatcatcatcatttgatgatgaactagCAAATGAGcctcatcattcattttcatcaaatgtttcaacaaataataacgGCATACTATTCATCACTGCAACTGGCTCATTTACTGCCTTTAAACAATGGCTAAAATGGGCCACAAACAGTAAACAGTTTCTAATCTATGCttcaatcataattttcTCCAATCTTATAA tCTTACTCATTATTACGACATTTTGGCTTATAAGATTGAACGCTCGCAGGGCTGACAATAACGAAAGTCAATTAACCATCAATTTGgctgatgattatttatcagcaacaacaacaatagcaacaacaacaacgacaaccatACCGACAGCCATAACAACCAATAATGCAACCTATTATCAAATCCCGATGATTGAACagcaatcacaacaacaaccatttcCTCTTTTCGATCCATCACATTCGACAAATTTTTCGACAAAACCACCAGAACAAAATCTTATGAAcataatgaattcaaatacaaacattctattcataaatgaagaagaagaagaagaagacaAAAATGGTCTATCCtatttgaacattttgaaaCCTTCCTCTTCCATtccgacgacaacgacaacgacatcaacaacaacacagcATCATGCACAAATCATTGACAgtcaacaattatcatcattaccaagctatatcaattgttga
- the LOC124496138 gene encoding uncharacterized protein LOC124496138 isoform X1, whose amino-acid sequence MIMIEPFISSSSSNSHRINVKTSKTFIRLLVSILFITSRITSVSCMLDALKALFILTGASTYLVTKYVNISQQQQQQQTNGINGPFWTPSSSSSSSSLSSAATNLSWLTAIPSSSQQWPLYREQFQQQQHSQSNTMFGHHQQQQQQPLNQNYTKNGHLILMSERINFLKGDQQSSSINNNNGNNNNNKSPSISPIRPIYVLAIEEEEDERQMPKSLLNLSISADHNHYHNKSTHEHQTNPLNGIQVDYILDTTKIDDYAQILKYFALNRTTGELFLINPLDRDPPNGRSRWRFSIQARNRQTQMILAMADVAITVRDINDNKPLFEQKLYRTTLMENGPAGQILSKLHAIDFDEADLADNGKILYSLIKSPVSDSKWTTDLFHIDPHNGVLTVLGCCFDRERRSEYRLIARATDAGGLWDETKIVVTIGDLNDNPPKFLNPSRALRLNDEMNLHNHNQHESSSFEYEDENIFTFYISDEDLPESNHHHYEIINSTECPLFKRFYIVVNVDGSGTLYGTRRNESELRQYIRMSSDDHQSMNKSNVNGANQTLAMTNQLVTTETICYLDVVVRDSVRDDQVTSSSSSSGLIYEDRTTLTLVYQFNWDIGGKKKMSNKNNGTNSGMNSNVNSSNANAVIALDHFAAAGPKASDLSTTINNRKSIQSSNDVNSGAAGGGHHSSCSLVNGALCSNPSSSSSSFDDELANEPHHSFSSNVSTNNNGILFITATGSFTAFKQWLKWATNSKQFLIYASIIIFSNLIILLIITTFWLIRLNARRADNNESQLTINLADDYLSATTTIATTTTTTIPTAITTNNATYYQIPMIEQQSQQQPFPLFDPSHSTNFSTKPPEQNLMNIMNSNTNILFINEEEEEEDKNGLSYLNILKPSSSIPTTTTTTSTTTQHHAQIIDSQQLSSLPSYINC is encoded by the exons tGACTAAATATGTCAACAttagtcaacaacaacaacagcaacagacCAATGGAATAAATGGCCCATTTTggacaccatcatcatcatcatcatcatcatcattatcatcagcagcaacaaatCTTTCATGGTTGACAGctataccatcatcatcacaacaatGGCCATTGTATCGTGAACAATtccaacagcaacagcattCACAATCTAATACAAtgtttggtcatcatcaacaacagcaacaacaaccattgaatcaaaattatacAAAAAATGGTCATTTAATACTTATGTCAgaaagaatcaattttttaaaag GTGATCAACAATCTTCATctattaacaacaacaatggaaataataataataacaagtCACCATCGATATCGCCAATTAGACCAATCTATGTGTTGGCAatcgaagaagaagaagatgaaaGACAGATGCctaaatcattattaaatctATCAATCAGTgctgatcataatcattatcacaatAAATCAACACACGAACATCAAACCAATCCATTGAATGGTATACAAGTGGATTATATACTTGATACAacgaaaattgatgattatgctcaaattttaaaatattttgcCTTGAATCGTACAACTGGTGAACTTTTTCTCATCAATCCATTGGATCGTGATCCACCAAATG GTCGATCACGATGGCGATTCTCTATACAAGCACGTAATCGTCAAACACAAATGATTCTAGCAATGGCCGATGTAGCAATCACTGTACGAgatattaatgataataaaccattatttgaacaaaaattatatCGTACAACATTGATGGAAAATGGACCAGCTGGACAGATTCTTTCAAAATTGCACGCCATCGATTTCGATGAAGCTGATTTAGCTGATAATGggaaaattctttattcattaattaaaTCACCTGTAAGCGATTCAAAATGGACAACCGACCTATTCCATATTGATCCACATAATGGTGTATTGACCGTTTtgggttgttgttttgatcgCGAACGAAGATCCGAATATCGGTTAATTGCACGTGCTACAGATGCAGGTGGCCTATGGGATGAGACGAAAATTGTTGTCACAATTGGTGACCTGAATGATAATCCGCCAAAATTTCTGAATCCATCACGAGCTTTAcgattaaatgatgaaatgaatttgcataatcataatcaacatgaatcatcatcattcgaatatgaagatgaaaatatattcacATTTTACATATCGGATGAAGATCTACCTGaaagtaatcatcatcattatgagaTTATCAATTCAACCGAATGTCCATTATTTAAACGTTTCTATATTG TTGTCAATGTAGACGGAAGTGGAACATTGTATGGAACTCGTCGTAATGAATCTGAACTTCGACAATATATTCGCATGTCATcggatgatcatcaatcgatgaatAAATCTAATGTCAATGGAGCTAATCAAACATTGGCCATGACTAATCAATTGGTCACAACAGAGACTATTTGCTATTTGGATGTAGTTGTACGTGATTCTGTTCGTGATGATCAggttacatcatcatcatcatcatccggaTTGATATATGAAGATCGAACAACATTAACGTTAGtctatcaattcaattgggATATTGGtggcaaaaagaaaatgtctaataaaaataatggaacGAATTCCGGAATGAACAGTAATGTTAATAGTAGTAATGCTAATGCAGTCATTGCACTCGATcattttgctgctgctggaCCAAAGGCTTCCGatctttcaacaacaatcaataatcgtAAATCTATTCAATCATCTAATGATGTCAACAGCGGtgctgctggtggtggtcatcatAGTTCTTGTTCATTGGTAAATGGTGCCTTATGTtcaaatccatcatcatcatcatcatcatttgatgatgaactagCAAATGAGcctcatcattcattttcatcaaatgtttcaacaaataataacgGCATACTATTCATCACTGCAACTGGCTCATTTACTGCCTTTAAACAATGGCTAAAATGGGCCACAAACAGTAAACAGTTTCTAATCTATGCttcaatcataattttcTCCAATCTTATAA tCTTACTCATTATTACGACATTTTGGCTTATAAGATTGAACGCTCGCAGGGCTGACAATAACGAAAGTCAATTAACCATCAATTTGgctgatgattatttatcagcaacaacaacaatagcaacaacaacaacgacaaccatACCGACAGCCATAACAACCAATAATGCAACCTATTATCAAATCCCGATGATTGAACagcaatcacaacaacaaccatttcCTCTTTTCGATCCATCACATTCGACAAATTTTTCGACAAAACCACCAGAACAAAATCTTATGAAcataatgaattcaaatacaaacattctattcataaatgaagaagaagaagaagaagacaAAAATGGTCTATCCtatttgaacattttgaaaCCTTCCTCTTCCATtccgacgacaacgacaacgacatcaacaacaacacagcATCATGCACAAATCATTGACAgtcaacaattatcatcattaccaagctatatcaattgttga
- the DppIII gene encoding dipeptidyl peptidase 3 isoform X1, producing MSSTSKSSEYIYTNDTPVVLLEATSAFEALTASEKKYAHYLSKASWFGSLAVLFQTSPESPLIFALFQRIFATEPIDQLKSVAMDKCEFNEEEWRSFLVYVAAFYSNMGNYRSFGDSKFVPNLSKNKFERLIKSSQAYQKDSKFIDNIWNNLGDAIFSLNHNELTLGFEPNGTTTYWSKNMTENDEKIVKKFLTMNDIEAYNTRAFKDPKTGEYVIRFASIRSTSDPEERDYIDKIKSLEMDGHSFRLERGDYSTILSLMNKNLQKACDSAQNQTERMMIEEYIRHFRSGCLDSHKQGSRYWIKDKKPIVETYIGFIETYRDPAGQRAEFEGFVAMVNKEMSKKFTSLVDNASKFLPLLPWPKEFEMDKFLQPDFTSLDILTFAGSGVPAGINIPNYSEIKQNEGFKNVSLGNVITASLKASKPNFLSENDAELLEKYRIPSFEVIVGLHELLGHGSGKLLQADKDGKLNFDPNKAINPLTGKPVDKWYQAGESYDGKFGSFSSAYEECRAECVGLYLSLNVDVLSIFGFVDQQEARKVVYAAWLEMVQKGIESLKMYNPTVKKWLQAHSQARYVITRVLLESAKDIVSIDQIEQSPIDGKPDLLIKFTNDHQLIETKGRKAIGDFLLKLQIYRSTGDNESAQKMFDYYSAVNNQLEYPYLRFRDIAIDRKKPRRLLVASSTQIDSDNVALKSFESSHEGMINSFQEHFANDQVDIEKILIDLWEKDRIYFN from the exons atgTCTTCGACATCTAAATCATCGGAATACATTTATACCAATGATACACCAG TTGTATTGCTGGAGGCTACTAGTGCATTCGAAGCTTTGACAGCTTCTGAGAAAAAATATGCTCATTATCTTTCCAAAGCATCGTGGTTCGGATCATTGgctgttttgtttcaaacatCACCTGAATCGCCATTgatttttgctttgtttcaACGGATTTTCGCTACGGAACCTATTGATCAACTAAAATCGGTTGCTATGGATAAATGTGAATTTAATGAAGAAGAATGGCGATCATTTTTAGTATATGTTGCTGCCTTTTATTCAAATATGGGCAATTATCGTAGCTTTGGTGATTCGAAATTCGTACcgaatttatcaaaaaacaaGTTTGAACGTTTGATCAAATCTTCTCAAGCTTATCAAAAAGATTCgaaatttattgataatatttGGAACAATTTGGGTGACGCTATATTCTCATTGAATCACAATGAATTGACATTAGGATTTGAACCAAATGGTACAACAACTTATTGGTCAAAAAATATGacagaaaatgatgaaaaaattgttaaaaaattcttaacAATGAACGATATCGAAGCTTATAATACAAGAGCTTTTAAAGATCCTAAAACTGGTGAATATGTTATACGATTTGCATCGATACGATCCACTTCTGATCCTGAAGAGCGtgattatattgataaaatcaaatcgttGGAAATGGACGGACATAGTTTTCGACTTGAACGTGGTGATTATTCAACCATTTTATcgttgatgaacaaaaatcttcaaaAAGCTTGTGATTCTGCACAAAATCAAACTGAACGtatgatgattgaagaaTATATACGACATTTTCGTTCCGGTTGTTTAGATTCACATAAACAAGGTTCACGATATTGgataaaagataaaaaacCTATCGTCGAAACATATATTGGTTTCATTGAAACATATCGTGATCCAGCTGGTCAACGCGCCGAATTTGAAGGTTTTGTGGCTATGGTTAACAAAGAgatgtcaaaaaaattcacttcaTTAGTGGATAATGCTTCTAAATTTTTACCATTGTTACCATGGCctaaagaatttgaaatggaTAAATTTCTTCAACCGGATTTCACATCGCTTGATATACTAACGTTTGCCGGTTCTGGAGTACCAGCAGGCATTAACATTCCTAATTACAgtgaaatcaaacaaaatgaaggCTTTAAAAATGTATCATTGGGTAATGTGATTACTGCTTCATTAAAAGCGAGTAAACCAAACTTTTTAAGCGAAAATGATGCCGAATTATTGGAGAAATATCGAATACCGTCATTCGAAGTGATTGTCGGACTTCATGAATTACTGGGACATGGTAGTGGAAAATTGTTGCAAGCTGACAAAGAtggtaaattgaatttcgatCCAAACAAAGCCATCAATCCATTGACTGGAAAACCGGTGGATAAATGGTATCAAGCTGGTGAATCGTATGATGGCAAATTTGGTTCATTTAGTTCGGCTTATGAAGAATGTCGTGCTGAATGTGTTGGCCTTTATCTATCATTAAATGTTGACGTACTTTCAATATTTGGCTTTGTTGATCAACAAGAGGCACGTAAAGTCGTTTACGCTGCATGGCTTGAAATGGTACAGAAAGGTATCGAAAGTCTTAAAATGTACAATCCGACTGTAAAAAAATGGCTTCAAGCACATTCACAAGCACGTTACGTGATTACACGTGTATTGTTGGAATCGGCCAAAGACATTGTGTCCATCGATCAAATCGAACAATCACCTATCGATGGAAAGCCCGATTTATTAATCAAGTTtacaaatgatcatcaattgattgaaacaaaagGCCGTAAAGCTATTGgtgattttcttttaaaaCTTCAGATTTATAGATCCACTGGCGATAATGAGAGTGCgcaaaaaatgtttgattattattcagcCGTTAACAATCAGTTAGAATATCCTTATTTACGATTCCGTGACATTGCTATCGATAGGAAGAAGCCTCGACGTTTATTGGTCGCATCATCCACACAAATTGATTCGGATAATGTTGCTTTGAAATCATTCGAATCCAGCCATGAAGGaatgatcaattcattcCAAGAACATTTTGCCAACGATCAAGTTGACATTGAaaagattttgattgatcttTGGGAAAAAGATCGAATctattttaattga
- the DppIII gene encoding dipeptidyl peptidase 3 isoform X2 has translation MFSKSSLLIHKVTETFVNRYKIVGKFSGKQTLGLFEPNKNRPFPLQFLSFTSVNNNHKFHYKRPENLFCQIVIQRLLHSSSLTMSSTSKSSEYIYTNDTPVVLLEATSAFEALTASEKKYAHYLSKASWFGSLAVLFQTSPESPLIFALFQRIFATEPIDQLKSVAMDKCEFNEEEWRSFLVYVAAFYSNMGNYRSFGDSKFVPNLSKNKFERLIKSSQAYQKDSKFIDNIWNNLGDAIFSLNHNELTLGFEPNGTTTYWSKNMTENDEKIVKKFLTMNDIEAYNTRAFKDPKTGEYVIRFASIRSTSDPEERDYIDKIKSLEMDGHSFRLERGDYSTILSLMNKNLQKACDSAQNQTERMMIEEYIRHFRSGCLDSHKQGSRYWIKDKKPIVETYIGFIETYRDPAGQRAEFEGFVAMVNKEMSKKFTSLVDNASKFLPLLPWPKEFEMDKFLQPDFTSLDILTFAGSGVPAGINIPNYSEIKQNEGFKNVSLGNVITASLKASKPNFLSENDAELLEKYRIPSFEVIVGLHELLGHGSGKLLQADKDGKLNFDPNKAINPLTGKPVDKWYQAGESYDGKFGSFSSAYEECRAECVGLYLSLNVDVLSIFGFVDQQEARKVVYAAWLEMVQKGIESLKMYNPTVKKWLQAHSQARYVITRVLLESAKDIVSIDQIEQSPIDGKPDLLIKFTNDHQLIETKGRKAIGDFLLKLQIYRSTGDNESAQKMFDYYSAVNNQLEYPYLRFRDIAIDRKKPRRLLVASSTQIDSDNVALKSFESSHEGMINSFQEHFANDQVDIEKILIDLWEKDRIYFN, from the exons ATG TTTTCGAAATCCTCGTTATTGATTCATAAAGTCACTGAGACATTCGTTAATCGTTATAAAATTGTTGGGAAATTTTCCGGTAAACAAACTTTGGGATTATTTGAACCGAATAAAAATCGTCCGTTTCCGTTgcaatttttgtcatttacCTCTGTCAACAATAACCATAAATTTCACTATAAAAGGCCCGAAAATTTGTTCTGTCAAATTGTAATTCAACGATTAttgcattcatcatcattgacaatgTCTTCGACATCTAAATCATCGGAATACATTTATACCAATGATACACCAG TTGTATTGCTGGAGGCTACTAGTGCATTCGAAGCTTTGACAGCTTCTGAGAAAAAATATGCTCATTATCTTTCCAAAGCATCGTGGTTCGGATCATTGgctgttttgtttcaaacatCACCTGAATCGCCATTgatttttgctttgtttcaACGGATTTTCGCTACGGAACCTATTGATCAACTAAAATCGGTTGCTATGGATAAATGTGAATTTAATGAAGAAGAATGGCGATCATTTTTAGTATATGTTGCTGCCTTTTATTCAAATATGGGCAATTATCGTAGCTTTGGTGATTCGAAATTCGTACcgaatttatcaaaaaacaaGTTTGAACGTTTGATCAAATCTTCTCAAGCTTATCAAAAAGATTCgaaatttattgataatatttGGAACAATTTGGGTGACGCTATATTCTCATTGAATCACAATGAATTGACATTAGGATTTGAACCAAATGGTACAACAACTTATTGGTCAAAAAATATGacagaaaatgatgaaaaaattgttaaaaaattcttaacAATGAACGATATCGAAGCTTATAATACAAGAGCTTTTAAAGATCCTAAAACTGGTGAATATGTTATACGATTTGCATCGATACGATCCACTTCTGATCCTGAAGAGCGtgattatattgataaaatcaaatcgttGGAAATGGACGGACATAGTTTTCGACTTGAACGTGGTGATTATTCAACCATTTTATcgttgatgaacaaaaatcttcaaaAAGCTTGTGATTCTGCACAAAATCAAACTGAACGtatgatgattgaagaaTATATACGACATTTTCGTTCCGGTTGTTTAGATTCACATAAACAAGGTTCACGATATTGgataaaagataaaaaacCTATCGTCGAAACATATATTGGTTTCATTGAAACATATCGTGATCCAGCTGGTCAACGCGCCGAATTTGAAGGTTTTGTGGCTATGGTTAACAAAGAgatgtcaaaaaaattcacttcaTTAGTGGATAATGCTTCTAAATTTTTACCATTGTTACCATGGCctaaagaatttgaaatggaTAAATTTCTTCAACCGGATTTCACATCGCTTGATATACTAACGTTTGCCGGTTCTGGAGTACCAGCAGGCATTAACATTCCTAATTACAgtgaaatcaaacaaaatgaaggCTTTAAAAATGTATCATTGGGTAATGTGATTACTGCTTCATTAAAAGCGAGTAAACCAAACTTTTTAAGCGAAAATGATGCCGAATTATTGGAGAAATATCGAATACCGTCATTCGAAGTGATTGTCGGACTTCATGAATTACTGGGACATGGTAGTGGAAAATTGTTGCAAGCTGACAAAGAtggtaaattgaatttcgatCCAAACAAAGCCATCAATCCATTGACTGGAAAACCGGTGGATAAATGGTATCAAGCTGGTGAATCGTATGATGGCAAATTTGGTTCATTTAGTTCGGCTTATGAAGAATGTCGTGCTGAATGTGTTGGCCTTTATCTATCATTAAATGTTGACGTACTTTCAATATTTGGCTTTGTTGATCAACAAGAGGCACGTAAAGTCGTTTACGCTGCATGGCTTGAAATGGTACAGAAAGGTATCGAAAGTCTTAAAATGTACAATCCGACTGTAAAAAAATGGCTTCAAGCACATTCACAAGCACGTTACGTGATTACACGTGTATTGTTGGAATCGGCCAAAGACATTGTGTCCATCGATCAAATCGAACAATCACCTATCGATGGAAAGCCCGATTTATTAATCAAGTTtacaaatgatcatcaattgattgaaacaaaagGCCGTAAAGCTATTGgtgattttcttttaaaaCTTCAGATTTATAGATCCACTGGCGATAATGAGAGTGCgcaaaaaatgtttgattattattcagcCGTTAACAATCAGTTAGAATATCCTTATTTACGATTCCGTGACATTGCTATCGATAGGAAGAAGCCTCGACGTTTATTGGTCGCATCATCCACACAAATTGATTCGGATAATGTTGCTTTGAAATCATTCGAATCCAGCCATGAAGGaatgatcaattcattcCAAGAACATTTTGCCAACGATCAAGTTGACATTGAaaagattttgattgatcttTGGGAAAAAGATCGAATctattttaattga